One window of Microbacterium sp. Root61 genomic DNA carries:
- a CDS encoding sensor histidine kinase yields MSTARSFAAARSRAAARGVTAETDNMRGRTASLNQLLFGGVVLVLTILVAVTDFPGDMTLFFLGVVIVFLTTGATLMVPWSRIPLAWMAIIPTVDILAIALLRASSSTSGFGLLWVFPALWLPVSFGILGLIGGVVSITVLFVLTIVANPEEAFGYSSVLLPLVIVAVSGSSYLTARRSAAQRSLLGKQAGLLGRALERTRRQEQMVTEVLDAVDFGVIRIAPGGSVSVTNEAHARIQQAVQHDQPRAGSAFRADGVTPVPEGELPLERALRGEAFDGQITWFGESRDDRRALSVTVRRLTDRDGADAGAVLVSRDVTIELNALRARDELVASVSHELRTPLTSILGYLDLALDDAAVPASARRGLEIAERNAERLLQIVADILRASSASQSSVELTITPQNVDVAEVMRAAVESLQPRAAERAVSIDEAGLEPAHAYADPIRLRQVVDNLLANAVKYNRDGGSITVGCTVDGDSSWILVRDTGVGMTEEEIAGLFERFYRGQSARQAGVHGTGLGLAISRDIVRAHGGDITVRSIAGAGSTFIVRLPSSRASASLAPRLPTTLTQLTDEGMDA; encoded by the coding sequence TCACGGCCGAAACCGACAACATGCGCGGGCGCACGGCATCCCTCAATCAGCTCCTCTTCGGCGGCGTCGTCCTCGTGCTGACGATCCTCGTCGCCGTCACGGACTTCCCGGGCGACATGACGCTGTTCTTTCTCGGCGTGGTCATCGTGTTCCTCACCACCGGGGCGACGCTGATGGTGCCGTGGAGCCGGATACCGCTGGCGTGGATGGCGATCATTCCGACCGTCGACATCCTGGCGATCGCCCTCCTGCGCGCATCGAGCTCGACCTCCGGGTTCGGGCTGCTCTGGGTGTTCCCTGCGTTGTGGCTTCCGGTGAGCTTCGGCATCCTGGGGCTGATCGGCGGCGTAGTCTCCATCACGGTGCTGTTCGTGTTGACGATCGTGGCCAACCCGGAGGAGGCCTTCGGCTACTCGAGCGTGCTGCTGCCACTCGTGATCGTCGCGGTCAGCGGGTCGAGCTACCTCACCGCGCGCCGCTCCGCCGCGCAGCGCAGCCTGCTCGGCAAACAGGCTGGCCTGCTCGGGCGTGCCCTGGAGCGGACGCGCCGCCAGGAGCAGATGGTGACCGAGGTTCTGGATGCCGTGGACTTCGGCGTCATCCGCATCGCGCCCGGCGGATCGGTGTCGGTCACCAATGAGGCGCACGCCCGCATCCAGCAGGCCGTCCAGCACGATCAGCCCCGTGCGGGATCCGCGTTCCGCGCCGATGGCGTCACGCCGGTGCCCGAGGGGGAGCTGCCCTTGGAGCGGGCGCTGCGGGGCGAAGCATTCGACGGGCAGATCACCTGGTTCGGCGAGTCCCGCGACGACCGCCGCGCGCTCAGCGTGACCGTGCGGCGACTGACCGATCGTGACGGTGCGGATGCCGGCGCTGTGCTGGTCTCGCGTGATGTCACGATCGAGCTGAACGCGCTGCGCGCGCGCGATGAGCTCGTCGCGTCGGTCTCGCACGAGCTGCGCACGCCGCTCACCTCGATCCTCGGCTACCTCGACCTCGCCCTCGACGACGCCGCGGTGCCGGCATCCGCGCGGCGGGGCCTGGAGATCGCAGAGCGCAACGCGGAGCGGCTGCTGCAGATCGTGGCCGACATCCTGCGCGCCTCGAGCGCGTCGCAGAGCTCGGTCGAGCTGACGATCACCCCGCAGAACGTCGATGTCGCCGAGGTGATGCGGGCGGCGGTGGAGTCGCTTCAGCCGCGGGCCGCCGAGCGCGCCGTCTCGATCGATGAGGCCGGCCTCGAGCCCGCGCACGCGTACGCCGACCCCATCCGTCTCCGGCAGGTCGTGGACAACCTGCTCGCCAACGCCGTTAAGTACAACCGCGACGGGGGATCGATCACCGTCGGCTGCACGGTCGACGGCGACTCCTCCTGGATCCTCGTGCGCGATACCGGGGTGGGGATGACCGAGGAGGAGATCGCCGGCCTGTTCGAGCGCTTCTACCGCGGCCAGTCCGCGCGCCAGGCTGGCGTGCACGGGACCGGACTGGGCCTCGCGATCAGCCGCGACATCGTTCGGGCACACGGTGGCGACATCACTGTCCGCAGTATCGCCGGCGCCGGCTCGACGTTCATCGTGCGGCTGCCGTCCTCCCGCGCATCCGCATCGCTGGCCCCGCGCCTGCCTACCACGCTCACTCAGCTCACCGATGAAGGAATGGACGCATGA